A genomic stretch from Streptomyces venezuelae ATCC 10712 includes:
- a CDS encoding type 2 lanthipeptide synthetase LanM family protein gives MAVEAGHGRGGAALSAIERWWDAALVRGGAGEGRPDWAVLAEEAVAAAPREAVVPEGEYQGLSGFEWVLRPFTRRAGERLERRVAERDGALVDLAAVRADMERQLSGRLARAAARTLVRELHEARTAGRLEGDDERARFRDFLGRTASRHGLTELLAGRPVLARILGRAALDAADAMAEMIGRLASDRARLAAGLLAGPGPLVGVEPGAGDGHRGGRSVMLLRFADGARLVYKPRPLAVHRHFNDLVTWFNGLPGAVELRTLRLLDRGDYGWVEHVTARPCASAVEVETFYRRQGALLALLHLLDGTDLHHENLIAVGAHPVLVDVETLFHPPLPGSGTEDPAARALHDSVYRVGLLPQLLVGDDCALDVSGVGGGRAGTSPVARADWADAGTDRMRLVRRAGRFAESANRPRLADGGPVEPGAHIEALCAGFRAGYTTIGAAKEELLRGSGLLKAFAEDEVRVVMRPTWVYSMLLDESTHPDLLKDADERQGVLEVLRTDRFGAVLEPGLVDEEIAQLWAGDVPLFTARPGRNHLWGGPERLAAGRTDLPGIVRVAAKLDALDTVDRQDQEWIVRAAMATTSRAPAHRPAGGRRTRTAGRAPEPDRLLSAARSVGDQLVSLAYRKDRRSNWIGLELLDDRYWRIGPMPADLAGGYTGPALFLAQLADLTGAGHYADAARTALAPVPGLLDALRGRPEDLGAVGSGAYSGLGGIAYALGETARLLDDPEVGSWANQALGLVAEATRTEREYGMGAGLAGGLVTLLAGEGAGAGPGALVRAGGGGDGALRAARECADRLAAADLTALGRGFTEGAAGIGWSLLRFAEVEAAVGAGSWAAERYRAAGLTALRAAVDVRSDDGPGRRGSHDRVAGSPVPGGPSGPSGSAEPVRAAGPAGTRGTARPDGFPGPDESGRRPGAYGFRTPVAGPGTGPDAATGRTAGTLAGPGPAPGAGGGHGGAPGRAGESAAAGGAREGEVPGGDRGSAWCRGEAGIALAVLDAPGALDDPHLAAWARGTVEELGRGGPAPDDSLCHGEAGLCELLGHGALPGARPHWLRRAGALLASVEENEARSGAPEGVPHPGLLTGLSGIGHGLLRAGFPERVPSLLLLRTL, from the coding sequence ATGGCGGTGGAGGCCGGACACGGGCGGGGTGGGGCCGCGCTGTCGGCGATCGAGCGGTGGTGGGACGCCGCGCTCGTCCGCGGCGGCGCCGGCGAAGGACGCCCCGACTGGGCCGTACTGGCCGAAGAGGCGGTGGCCGCGGCGCCCAGGGAGGCCGTGGTGCCCGAGGGGGAGTACCAGGGCCTCAGCGGATTCGAGTGGGTCCTGCGGCCGTTCACCCGCCGCGCGGGGGAGCGGCTGGAGCGCCGGGTGGCGGAACGGGACGGGGCCCTCGTGGACCTGGCCGCCGTACGGGCCGACATGGAGCGGCAGTTGAGCGGCAGGCTGGCCCGGGCGGCGGCCCGCACGCTGGTCCGCGAACTGCACGAGGCGCGGACCGCCGGGCGGCTCGAAGGGGACGACGAGCGGGCCCGGTTCAGGGACTTCCTCGGCCGGACCGCGTCCCGGCACGGCCTGACGGAGCTGCTGGCCGGCCGGCCGGTGCTCGCCCGGATCCTGGGCCGGGCGGCGCTCGACGCCGCCGACGCGATGGCGGAGATGATCGGGCGGCTGGCGTCCGACCGCGCCCGGCTGGCCGCCGGACTCCTCGCCGGGCCCGGGCCGCTCGTGGGGGTCGAGCCGGGCGCCGGTGACGGACACCGGGGCGGCCGCAGCGTGATGCTGCTGCGCTTCGCCGACGGCGCGCGACTCGTCTACAAGCCGCGGCCGCTCGCCGTGCACCGCCACTTCAACGACCTCGTCACCTGGTTCAACGGCCTGCCCGGCGCCGTGGAGCTGCGCACGCTGCGCCTCCTCGACCGGGGCGACTACGGCTGGGTGGAGCACGTGACCGCCCGGCCCTGCGCGTCGGCGGTCGAGGTCGAGACGTTCTACCGCCGCCAGGGCGCGCTCCTCGCGCTGCTGCACCTGCTCGACGGGACCGACCTCCACCACGAGAACCTGATCGCCGTCGGCGCCCACCCGGTGCTCGTCGACGTCGAGACGCTGTTCCACCCGCCGCTGCCGGGCTCGGGCACGGAGGACCCGGCGGCCCGGGCGCTGCACGACTCGGTCTACCGGGTCGGGCTGCTGCCGCAGCTCCTGGTGGGCGACGACTGCGCCCTGGACGTGTCCGGGGTCGGCGGCGGCCGCGCGGGCACCTCGCCGGTGGCCCGCGCCGACTGGGCCGACGCCGGGACCGACCGGATGCGCCTGGTGCGCAGGGCCGGACGGTTCGCCGAGTCCGCCAACCGGCCCCGCCTGGCGGACGGCGGGCCCGTCGAGCCGGGCGCCCACATCGAGGCGCTGTGCGCCGGGTTCCGCGCCGGGTACACGACGATCGGCGCGGCCAAGGAGGAACTCCTGCGGGGATCGGGCCTGTTGAAGGCCTTCGCCGAGGACGAGGTGCGGGTGGTGATGCGCCCCACCTGGGTGTACAGCATGCTGCTCGACGAGTCGACCCACCCCGATCTGCTGAAGGACGCCGACGAGCGGCAGGGCGTCCTGGAGGTGCTGCGGACCGACCGGTTCGGCGCGGTGCTCGAACCCGGCCTCGTCGACGAGGAGATCGCACAACTCTGGGCGGGCGACGTGCCGTTGTTCACCGCCCGGCCGGGCAGGAACCACCTCTGGGGCGGTCCCGAGCGGCTCGCCGCCGGCCGCACGGACCTGCCGGGGATCGTCCGCGTCGCCGCCAAGCTCGACGCCCTGGACACGGTCGACCGCCAGGACCAGGAATGGATCGTCCGGGCCGCGATGGCCACGACCTCCCGCGCGCCGGCCCACCGGCCCGCCGGAGGGCGGCGCACCCGCACGGCGGGCCGCGCGCCGGAGCCCGACCGGCTCCTCTCGGCGGCCCGCTCGGTCGGGGACCAGCTGGTCTCCCTCGCGTACCGCAAGGACCGCCGCAGCAACTGGATCGGCCTGGAACTCCTGGACGACCGCTACTGGCGGATCGGCCCGATGCCGGCCGACCTGGCCGGCGGCTACACCGGACCGGCTCTGTTCCTGGCCCAGTTGGCCGACCTCACGGGCGCCGGACACTACGCGGACGCGGCCCGTACGGCCCTGGCGCCGGTCCCCGGACTCCTTGACGCGCTGCGCGGGCGGCCCGAGGACCTCGGCGCCGTGGGCTCGGGCGCCTACTCGGGTCTCGGCGGCATCGCGTACGCGCTCGGCGAGACGGCACGGCTCCTCGACGACCCCGAAGTCGGGTCCTGGGCGAACCAGGCCCTGGGACTGGTCGCCGAGGCCACCAGGACCGAACGGGAGTACGGGATGGGCGCGGGCCTCGCGGGCGGGCTCGTCACGCTGCTCGCCGGCGAGGGGGCGGGTGCCGGGCCCGGGGCGCTGGTCCGCGCCGGTGGCGGGGGCGACGGGGCGCTGCGGGCCGCGCGGGAGTGCGCCGACCGGCTGGCCGCCGCCGACCTCACGGCCCTCGGACGGGGCTTCACGGAGGGGGCGGCCGGGATCGGCTGGTCCCTGCTGCGGTTCGCCGAGGTCGAGGCGGCGGTGGGGGCGGGCAGTTGGGCGGCCGAGCGTTATCGGGCGGCGGGACTGACCGCGCTACGGGCGGCCGTCGACGTCCGGTCGGACGACGGCCCGGGGAGGCGCGGCTCGCACGACCGGGTGGCCGGCTCTCCGGTGCCGGGTGGCCCCTCCGGGCCGTCCGGTTCGGCTGAGCCGGTGCGAGCGGCGGGGCCCGCGGGGACGCGGGGGACGGCGCGACCTGACGGATTCCCGGGGCCGGACGAATCCGGCCGAAGGCCGGGAGCGTACGGGTTTCGGACACCGGTCGCGGGCCCCGGAACGGGCCCGGACGCCGCCACGGGCCGCACGGCGGGCACCCTCGCGGGCCCCGGCCCGGCCCCGGGCGCGGGCGGGGGCCACGGGGGAGCCCCCGGCCGCGCCGGGGAGAGCGCGGCGGCGGGCGGCGCCCGGGAGGGCGAAGTTCCCGGCGGCGACCGGGGATCGGCCTGGTGCCGGGGGGAGGCCGGGATCGCGCTCGCCGTGCTCGACGCGCCGGGCGCCCTCGACGACCCGCACCTCGCGGCCTGGGCGCGAGGGACCGTCGAGGAGCTCGGCCGGGGCGGGCCCGCGCCCGACGACAGCCTGTGCCACGGCGAGGCCGGACTCTGCGAACTCCTGGGCCACGGCGCGCTCCCCGGGGCACGCCCGCACTGGCTCCGCCGGGCCGGGGCGCTCCTCGCCTCGGTCGAGGAGAACGAGGCCCGCAGCGGCGCCCCGGAGGGCGTCCCGCACCCCGGCCTCCTGACCGGACTCTCGGGAATCGGCCACGGTCTCCTCCGGGCCGGGTTCCCCGAGCGCGTACCGTCCCTGCTTCTTCTGCGCACCCTCTGA